CACGGCGGCCTCGCTCACATGGAATCTCACGCAACCGAAAGTGCGGAAGTGCGTGAGTGCGGAAGTGCGCTTGCTACTGATGAGTGGTCGTCGATTCTCGCGCGAATCCTACGCACTCACGCACTCACGCACTTCTTCAGAACAGCGTCATCTGCTGCGGCAGGCGCAGCTTGCGGAGGCGGGTGACGTCGATCGTCTCCATCGGCTGCTCCTGCGGGGCCACGGCGAGCGAGCCGGCGTAGCGCAGCCGCTCCAGCGTCTCGCCGACGACGTCGTGGGCCAGGGCGGGGTGGTTCGCGTTCTCGCTCAGGTGCGCGAGGACGACGGCGCAGAGCTCGTCGTGGTACAGCTCGCGGGCCAGCTCCGCCGCGGCGCGGTTGGACAGGTGCCCGTGGCTCCCGCCGATGCGCGCCTTCACCGACCACGGATAGTGGCTCTCGCGCAGCATGATCTCGTCGTGGTTCGATTCCAGGACGAGCACGTGGCAGGCCTGCAGCGCGTGGCGCACCGTGGCCGTCGCGCGGCCCAGGTCGGTGGCGATCCCCAGCTTCTCCCCGGTCGCCGTCTCCGTCACCGTCACTGCGACCGGGTCGACCGCGTCGTGCACGGTCAGGAACGGCGTCACCGTCAGCCCGCCGATCTCCACCGGGGCGGCGCTGGTGTAGGGGCGCACGTTCTCGGTGCCGTCCAGCAGCGCGCGGCAGACGTTGCGGGTGAGGTCGGTCAGGTGGAGCGGAACGCCCCAGCGGCGCGCCGCCACGCCCATCCCCCGCGTGTGGTCGCCGTGGTCGTGCGTGATCAGCAGCGCGGCCAGCGTGGTCGGGTCCACGCCCACGGCCAGCAGCCGGCGCTCCAGGTCGCGGCCGCTGAAGCCGGCATCCACCAGCACCCGCGTGCCCTCCGTCTCGACGAGGATGGCGTTGCCGCGGCTGCCGCTGCCAAGGACCGTGACCCGCAAATGCCAGCGCTTCCGGTGGAGGAGAGGAGAAGAAGAAGTCCTGAGTCCTGAAGTCCTAAGTTCCAAGTGACAACGGACTTGAGCGAAATCTAGCGTCGAGTCGCGGGAATGTCATCCTGGGGGAGCGTCGTCCGCGACCGGCGCGTGACCGTCAGCACTCAGCACTCAGCACTCAGCACTCAGCACTCAGCACTCAGCACTCAGCACTTCCCCTCATCCCCCCGCGCCCGCTGCCATGCGCGCTCGAACTGCCCCCGCGC
This DNA window, taken from Longimicrobium sp., encodes the following:
- a CDS encoding MBL fold metallo-hydrolase — protein: MRVTVLGSGSRGNAILVETEGTRVLVDAGFSGRDLERRLLAVGVDPTTLAALLITHDHGDHTRGMGVAARRWGVPLHLTDLTRNVCRALLDGTENVRPYTSAAPVEIGGLTVTPFLTVHDAVDPVAVTVTETATGEKLGIATDLGRATATVRHALQACHVLVLESNHDEIMLRESHYPWSVKARIGGSHGHLSNRAAAELARELYHDELCAVVLAHLSENANHPALAHDVVGETLERLRYAGSLAVAPQEQPMETIDVTRLRKLRLPQQMTLF